The Deltaproteobacteria bacterium genome contains a region encoding:
- a CDS encoding DUF721 domain-containing protein — MASRMSDPRTMERLGDIVDRTVKRLPLSRRLEDYAVWTVWDDTVGPAIARNARPEKLRNGTLFVRVRAAAWMQQLHYMKDIMLEKLNRRLGREVITNIFFVVGDVTAEPPRGDPADAAELPAVDTTRLPQQALDGIDDPELRDSLRRLLLNHLRKRG; from the coding sequence CATTGTCGACCGCACGGTGAAGCGGCTGCCCCTCAGCCGCCGCCTTGAGGACTACGCCGTCTGGACCGTCTGGGACGACACCGTGGGTCCGGCCATCGCGCGCAACGCGCGCCCCGAAAAACTGCGCAACGGCACCCTCTTCGTGCGCGTGCGGGCAGCGGCCTGGATGCAGCAGCTCCACTACATGAAGGACATCATGCTGGAGAAGCTCAACCGGCGGCTGGGACGCGAGGTGATCACCAACATCTTCTTCGTGGTGGGAGATGTGACCGCCGAGCCGCCCCGGGGAGATCCCGCCGATGCCGCGGAGCTTCCGGCCGTGGATACGACCCGGCTCCCGCAGCAGGCGTTGGACGGTATCGACGACCCGGAGCTTCGGGATTCCCTGCGCCGCCTGCTGCTCAACCACCTCAGAAAACGGGGTTGA
- a CDS encoding tRNA1(Val) (adenine(37)-N6)-methyltransferase produces the protein MESGYLAGTDPSILDDTHPSAKLETVDRVFDGRVAVVQRRDGYRFSLDSLLLARFVQVQGVRVVDLGAGNGVVALSLAVLHDGVEVVGVELQEAMVERARRAVDLNGLRERVRVVTGDVRALDKEMVSKRFDVAVCNPPYRPPRSGRVNPDAERLLARHEVEGGLADFVRAGASLLRHRGRMCMVYPAERAVELFAVMRGHGLEPRRVRFVHSFADAPATLVLAEGVKGARTGLTVAPPLVIYRGEDEYTDEVAALLKP, from the coding sequence ATGGAATCCGGATACCTTGCCGGTACGGACCCTTCCATCTTAGACGACACGCACCCATCCGCCAAACTCGAAACCGTCGACCGGGTGTTCGACGGGCGCGTTGCCGTGGTGCAGCGAAGGGACGGCTACCGTTTCTCGTTGGACTCACTGCTGCTGGCGCGCTTCGTCCAGGTGCAGGGCGTGCGCGTCGTCGACCTGGGCGCGGGCAACGGCGTCGTGGCGCTGTCCTTGGCGGTACTGCACGATGGCGTGGAGGTGGTCGGCGTGGAGCTGCAGGAGGCCATGGTGGAGCGAGCCCGGCGCGCCGTGGATTTGAACGGACTCCGGGAACGGGTGCGGGTCGTGACGGGAGATGTGCGCGCCTTGGACAAGGAGATGGTGTCCAAGAGGTTCGATGTCGCGGTGTGCAATCCCCCTTACCGTCCGCCCAGGAGCGGCAGGGTCAATCCGGATGCCGAACGGCTGCTGGCGCGGCACGAAGTGGAGGGGGGACTTGCCGATTTCGTGCGGGCGGGGGCTTCCTTGCTGCGGCACCGGGGCCGGATGTGCATGGTGTATCCCGCGGAGCGGGCCGTGGAACTGTTCGCGGTGATGCGCGGGCACGGCCTCGAACCCAGGCGCGTCCGCTTCGTCCATTCGTTTGCGGACGCTCCGGCGACGCTGGTCCTGGCGGAGGGTGTGAAGGGAGCGCGGACCGGACTGACGGTGGCGCCGCCGCTGGTCATCTACCGTGGCGAGGACGAGTACACGGACGAGGTGGCGGCGTTGCTGAAGCCGTAA
- a CDS encoding MlaE family lipid ABC transporter permease subunit: MTTLLATIGNRTLGHLAGMGRGMIFLGSALLWALRPPAKVRLIIQQIRAIGVDSLLVVLLSGLFTGMVLGLQGYYSLRKFNAESFLGAVVALSLLRELGPVLSAFMVTGRTGSAMAAELASMRVTEQIDAMHSMAINPVKYLVSPRVVAGLIAMPLLTCMFNVIGILGAYVVGVGLLDLGSGSYVAGMEQSVQLRDVGEGLLKSSTFGIIISWVCCYKGFHALPMATGVGRATTEAVVLSFVLILLSDYFLTSVLL; the protein is encoded by the coding sequence ATGACCACACTCCTCGCCACCATCGGCAATCGGACCCTCGGCCATCTGGCCGGCATGGGGCGGGGCATGATCTTTCTCGGCTCCGCCCTGCTGTGGGCGCTGCGCCCGCCCGCCAAGGTCCGCCTCATCATACAACAGATCCGCGCCATCGGGGTGGACTCGCTGCTGGTGGTGCTGCTCTCGGGCCTGTTCACCGGCATGGTGCTGGGGCTCCAGGGCTACTACAGCCTGCGCAAGTTCAACGCCGAGAGCTTCCTCGGCGCGGTGGTGGCGTTGAGCCTGCTGCGGGAGCTGGGGCCGGTGCTGTCGGCCTTCATGGTCACCGGGCGGACGGGCTCGGCCATGGCGGCGGAACTGGCCTCCATGCGCGTCACCGAGCAGATCGACGCCATGCACTCCATGGCCATCAATCCGGTGAAGTACCTGGTCTCGCCGCGCGTGGTCGCGGGCCTCATCGCCATGCCGCTGCTCACGTGCATGTTCAACGTCATCGGCATCCTCGGCGCCTACGTGGTGGGGGTGGGCCTGCTGGACCTGGGCTCGGGCAGCTACGTGGCCGGCATGGAGCAGAGCGTGCAGCTCCGGGACGTGGGCGAGGGGCTGCTCAAGTCCTCCACCTTCGGGATCATCATCAGTTGGGTGTGCTGCTACAAGGGGTTCCACGCCCTCCCCATGGCCACGGGAGTGGGCCGCGCCACCACCGAGGCGGTGGTGCTGTCGTTCGTGCTGATCCTGTTGTCGGACTATTTCCTGACTTCGGTGCTGCTGTAG
- a CDS encoding ATP-binding cassette domain-containing protein, giving the protein MIQVIDIHKKFGHQEVLRATNLTIDDGCITTIIGGSGSGKTVLLKTMIALLLPDSGRILVDGTDITRLRQRPLNEIRRKFGFLFQGAALLDSMTIFDNIAFPLRERTRLGEDAIGRKVRERLDRVGLKDMGYKYPAEVSGGMKKRAGFARALVTDPEIVLFDEPTTGLDPRLGQSIHQLIAAMQSQLGFTGVIVSHDIPEVFTISHRVAMLADGVIVESGPAAEFLQSQNPVVRRFLHGDAEEAIQ; this is encoded by the coding sequence ATGATCCAGGTCATCGACATCCACAAGAAGTTCGGCCATCAGGAGGTCCTCCGGGCCACCAACCTGACCATCGACGACGGCTGCATCACCACCATCATCGGCGGCAGCGGCAGCGGCAAGACAGTGCTGCTCAAGACCATGATCGCGCTGCTGCTCCCCGACAGCGGGCGCATCCTGGTGGACGGCACGGACATCACCCGCCTGCGCCAACGGCCCCTCAACGAGATCCGGCGCAAGTTCGGCTTCCTGTTCCAGGGCGCCGCCCTGCTCGACTCCATGACGATCTTCGACAACATCGCCTTCCCGCTGCGCGAGCGGACGCGCCTCGGAGAGGACGCCATCGGCCGGAAGGTGCGGGAACGGCTCGATCGGGTGGGGCTGAAGGACATGGGCTACAAGTACCCGGCGGAGGTCAGCGGGGGCATGAAGAAGCGCGCCGGGTTCGCCCGCGCGCTGGTGACCGATCCCGAGATCGTGCTCTTCGACGAGCCCACCACCGGCCTCGACCCGCGCCTGGGCCAAAGCATCCACCAGCTCATCGCCGCCATGCAGAGCCAACTCGGCTTCACCGGCGTCATCGTCAGCCACGACATCCCGGAAGTGTTTACAATATCCCACCGCGTCGCTATGTTGGCCGACGGGGTCATCGTCGAGAGCGGCCCCGCCGCGGAGTTTCTCCAATCGCAAAATCCGGTGGTACGGCGGTTCCTGCACGGCGATGCCGAGGAGGCGATCCAGTGA
- a CDS encoding outer membrane lipid asymmetry maintenance protein MlaD → MNHRATEVVVGLFVLAGILCAGYLAIRLGKLEAFGNSGYVVYADFASVAGLRRGDSVEIAGVGVGRVDSLTLVEDRARLALRIDPGVAIQEDAIASVRARGLIGDKFVAISPGASDRNVPEGGRIRETESPPDITDLIGRMLGGDITGDAP, encoded by the coding sequence GTGAACCATAGAGCTACGGAAGTCGTCGTCGGCCTCTTCGTGTTGGCGGGCATTCTTTGCGCCGGCTATCTCGCCATCCGCCTGGGCAAGCTCGAAGCCTTCGGCAACTCCGGATACGTCGTGTACGCCGACTTCGCCAGCGTGGCGGGGCTGCGCCGCGGCGACTCGGTGGAAATCGCCGGCGTCGGCGTCGGCCGGGTGGACTCCCTGACCCTCGTGGAAGACCGCGCGCGCCTCGCCTTGCGCATCGATCCGGGCGTGGCCATCCAGGAAGACGCCATCGCCTCGGTGCGCGCCCGCGGCCTCATCGGCGACAAGTTCGTCGCCATCTCCCCCGGAGCATCGGACCGTAACGTGCCGGAAGGCGGCCGCATCCGCGAAACGGAATCGCCGCCCGACATCACCGATTTGATCGGCAGGATGCTCGGCGGCGACATCACGGGCGACGCGCCCTGA
- a CDS encoding MFS transporter, with protein MRLRNPVQWCRDHLSFYGWRMVLVGCLFRFLGGGFHFYGFTVFVLPLEKDLGINRAATGLVFGLARAEGALEGPLAGYLIDRIGPRPIMMVAVLLTGLGYILLYWVQSYWMLLVIYLGVVSLAFGAGFMHCPMVLANSWFIRYRGRAMALVSCSIGVGGALLAPILAYVVHYYGWRWGMVFAGTAFLLFGMPLAALVRRSPEDMGLSPDGNTPASDPLAPGRPGTGRAAPAEADVGIWEAFRGSPFWLLVLATLFRVLGLSTVIQAFVPILVWKGVAELSTRWFLGAFAALSLPTHLIVGSLADRFNKARLMAVCMLVAASGLVLLTYAQNTLWIWLVLPLFSLVEAVFPVTWAMVGDLYGRRHFAKVRGNMGFFYQWGGLFGPALAGAIFDATQSYKPALLGIVGLYVISAGLYMLLSKPWLARVKAQAGG; from the coding sequence ATGCGCTTGCGGAATCCAGTTCAGTGGTGCCGTGACCATCTGTCGTTCTACGGCTGGCGGATGGTGCTGGTGGGCTGCCTGTTCCGGTTTCTCGGCGGCGGCTTCCACTTCTACGGCTTCACCGTCTTCGTCCTGCCGCTGGAAAAGGACCTGGGCATCAATCGCGCGGCCACCGGCCTGGTATTCGGCCTCGCCCGTGCCGAAGGAGCCCTCGAAGGCCCTTTGGCCGGGTATCTCATCGACCGTATCGGACCACGTCCCATCATGATGGTGGCGGTCCTGCTCACCGGCTTGGGCTACATCCTCCTCTACTGGGTCCAGTCCTACTGGATGCTCCTCGTCATCTACCTCGGAGTGGTCTCGCTGGCCTTCGGCGCCGGCTTCATGCACTGCCCGATGGTGCTGGCCAATAGCTGGTTCATCCGCTACCGCGGCCGGGCCATGGCGCTGGTGAGCTGCTCCATCGGCGTCGGCGGCGCCCTGCTGGCGCCGATCCTCGCCTACGTGGTGCATTACTACGGGTGGCGCTGGGGGATGGTGTTCGCCGGCACGGCCTTCCTGCTCTTCGGGATGCCCCTGGCGGCCTTGGTGCGCCGCTCCCCCGAGGACATGGGCCTGTCTCCGGACGGGAATACCCCCGCGAGCGATCCGCTCGCTCCCGGCCGGCCGGGGACGGGCCGCGCGGCGCCGGCCGAAGCCGACGTCGGCATCTGGGAAGCCTTCCGCGGTTCGCCCTTCTGGCTCCTCGTGCTCGCCACCCTCTTCCGCGTGCTGGGTCTCAGCACGGTCATCCAGGCCTTCGTGCCGATCCTGGTGTGGAAGGGTGTGGCGGAGCTCTCGACGCGCTGGTTCCTGGGCGCGTTCGCGGCGCTGTCCCTGCCCACCCACCTCATCGTGGGCTCGCTCGCGGACCGGTTCAACAAGGCCCGGCTCATGGCCGTGTGCATGCTGGTGGCGGCCAGCGGACTGGTGCTGCTGACCTATGCGCAGAACACGCTGTGGATCTGGCTCGTCCTGCCCCTCTTCTCCCTGGTGGAAGCGGTGTTCCCCGTGACCTGGGCCATGGTGGGCGACCTCTACGGGCGCCGCCACTTCGCCAAGGTGCGCGGCAACATGGGTTTCTTCTACCAATGGGGCGGCCTGTTCGGACCCGCCCTGGCCGGCGCCATCTTCGACGCCACCCAGAGCTACAAGCCCGCGCTTCTGGGCATCGTCGGCCTGTACGTGATCTCGGCCGGCCTCTACATGCTCCTCAGCAAGCCCTGGCTGGCGCGGGTGAAGGCGCAGGCGGGCGGGTGA
- a CDS encoding EamA family transporter yields MAIPAQVIALCASLSYACVLVSSRRGMQYSTPKTVTLISLIVHTVSLWTAVFFTGGIPSVDTVAVYVFIVAGMLQPIIRLCTYTGVHRVGASRSSPIRSTHPMFGVFVAITVLGENGTVLVLAGVVSVVCGIVLITWKPAAEVRSFRWWEFLFPLTAALLAGIVHPMRRFALAISHEPLFFAALVGIVSLACFLVYMPFSREPLVWDRRAMLPFIAAGTAETCGILLVITALGVGSVITVSPLVGISPLWVLLGTVIFLRDLEQVSLRTAVGAICVIAGTAAISLGG; encoded by the coding sequence ATGGCCATCCCTGCCCAGGTCATCGCCCTGTGCGCCTCCCTCTCCTACGCCTGCGTGCTCGTCAGCTCGCGCCGGGGCATGCAGTACTCCACGCCCAAGACCGTCACGCTGATCTCGCTCATCGTCCACACGGTGAGCCTCTGGACCGCGGTCTTCTTCACCGGCGGCATTCCTTCGGTGGACACGGTGGCTGTCTACGTCTTCATCGTGGCCGGTATGCTCCAGCCCATCATCCGGCTGTGCACCTACACCGGCGTGCACCGGGTCGGCGCGTCGCGCAGCAGCCCGATACGCTCGACGCATCCCATGTTCGGCGTGTTCGTGGCCATCACGGTGCTGGGCGAGAACGGCACGGTCCTGGTGCTGGCCGGGGTGGTCTCGGTGGTCTGCGGCATCGTGCTGATTACCTGGAAGCCCGCGGCGGAGGTGCGTTCGTTCCGCTGGTGGGAGTTCCTGTTCCCGCTCACCGCCGCCTTGCTGGCGGGCATCGTCCACCCCATGCGCCGCTTTGCCCTGGCCATCTCCCACGAGCCGCTGTTCTTCGCCGCGCTGGTGGGCATCGTCTCGCTGGCCTGCTTCCTCGTCTACATGCCGTTCAGCCGTGAGCCGCTGGTGTGGGACCGCCGCGCCATGCTCCCCTTCATCGCCGCCGGCACCGCCGAGACCTGCGGCATCCTGCTGGTAATCACCGCGCTGGGCGTGGGCAGCGTCATCACGGTCTCGCCGCTCGTGGGCATCAGCCCGCTGTGGGTGCTTCTGGGAACCGTGATCTTCCTGAGGGACCTGGAGCAGGTGAGTCTTCGGACCGCGGTCGGCGCCATCTGCGTCATCGCGGGCACCGCCGCCATCTCGCTGGGCGGATGA
- a CDS encoding DUF309 domain-containing protein, translating to MEHDPRFLAAVDEFNRGLYYEAHETLEQLWLEDHGPEREFYQGIIQVAAGYFKWEQEVPQGAVKLLRSAIQKLDPYRPACLGVDMTRFMADVEADLAAIEAVCAEGGAAPELRMPRLPLPD from the coding sequence ATGGAACACGACCCACGTTTTCTCGCCGCCGTCGACGAGTTCAACCGCGGGCTCTACTATGAAGCTCACGAGACCCTGGAGCAACTCTGGCTCGAGGACCACGGGCCCGAGCGCGAGTTCTACCAAGGCATTATCCAGGTGGCGGCGGGCTACTTCAAGTGGGAGCAGGAAGTGCCCCAGGGCGCCGTCAAGCTGCTGCGCTCGGCCATCCAAAAGCTCGATCCCTACCGGCCGGCGTGCCTCGGCGTCGACATGACCCGGTTCATGGCGGACGTGGAGGCCGATCTGGCGGCCATCGAGGCCGTGTGCGCCGAGGGCGGCGCCGCCCCCGAACTGCGCATGCCGCGATTGCCGCTTCCCGACTGA
- a CDS encoding class I SAM-dependent RNA methyltransferase, with protein MTSPLALSIDTLTHGPFGLGRSDGKVVLVPLTVPGDRVEVDVVEEHKRYSVARLRSVVEPSPARRTAPCPYTGDCGGCSWQEAAYETQLQAKQRNVADALARVGGLAGFELLPILPGSREFHYRRRIVLHVDGERRIGFHRASSREVVEVRGCHIAEPDTESGIELAVQWVGRLATPVSEVEILSADRPGQVILSAKSRHAYQSVDGDACAELVGGPAAGIVMAGPGWRQRWGETALSCIVDGDLRLTHDAGTFSQVNTEGNRRLVDEVMAWAGFGAEDDVLELYAGAGNLTLPAARRARRVTAVEANARLVRNGRRNAADNDVRNIRWWRHDVPAAVDAFIRQQRRFTTIVLNPPRDGAKRAAPRLAALGAGRVLYVSCDPATLARDLGRLTAQGYALRRVRPVDLFPQTFHVETIAELVRE; from the coding sequence GTGACGTCCCCACTCGCCCTGAGCATCGACACGCTCACCCACGGCCCCTTCGGCCTCGGCCGGAGCGACGGCAAAGTGGTGCTGGTCCCGCTGACCGTGCCCGGGGACCGGGTGGAGGTGGACGTGGTGGAGGAGCACAAGCGCTACTCCGTGGCCCGGCTGCGATCGGTGGTGGAACCGTCGCCGGCGCGCCGGACGGCCCCCTGCCCCTACACCGGTGACTGCGGCGGGTGCTCGTGGCAGGAGGCGGCCTACGAGACGCAGCTTCAGGCCAAGCAGCGGAACGTCGCGGACGCGCTCGCCCGGGTCGGCGGCCTCGCCGGGTTCGAGCTCCTCCCCATCCTGCCGGGGTCCCGCGAGTTCCACTACCGGCGCCGCATCGTGCTGCACGTGGACGGCGAGCGGCGGATCGGGTTCCACCGGGCGTCCTCCCGGGAGGTCGTGGAGGTGCGCGGCTGCCACATCGCCGAGCCGGATACGGAAAGCGGCATCGAGCTCGCCGTCCAATGGGTCGGGCGTCTGGCCACGCCGGTGTCGGAGGTAGAGATTCTGAGCGCCGACCGGCCGGGGCAGGTCATCCTCTCGGCCAAAAGCAGGCACGCCTACCAGAGCGTTGACGGCGACGCGTGCGCGGAGTTGGTCGGCGGCCCGGCGGCGGGAATCGTGATGGCGGGGCCCGGATGGCGCCAGCGATGGGGCGAGACCGCGCTTTCCTGCATCGTGGACGGCGACCTGCGGCTGACTCACGACGCGGGCACTTTCAGCCAGGTCAACACGGAGGGAAACCGCCGGCTGGTGGACGAGGTGATGGCATGGGCGGGCTTCGGCGCCGAGGATGACGTGCTGGAGCTGTACGCGGGCGCCGGCAACCTCACCCTGCCCGCGGCCCGGCGGGCCCGGCGGGTGACGGCGGTGGAAGCGAACGCGCGACTGGTTCGCAACGGCCGACGCAATGCGGCGGACAACGACGTCCGCAACATCCGTTGGTGGCGCCACGACGTTCCGGCCGCGGTGGACGCGTTCATCCGCCAGCAGCGCCGCTTCACCACCATCGTCCTCAACCCGCCCCGCGACGGCGCCAAGCGGGCCGCTCCCAGGCTGGCGGCGCTTGGCGCCGGGAGGGTCCTCTACGTCTCATGCGACCCGGCGACGTTGGCGCGAGACCTGGGTCGGCTCACGGCTCAAGGCTACGCGCTGCGGCGCGTGCGCCCGGTGGATCTCTTTCCCCAGACGTTCCACGTGGAGACCATCGCCGAACTGGTCCGGGAGTAA
- the lgt gene encoding prolipoprotein diacylglyceryl transferase, with product MWTFPNIDPVALQIGPVAVRWYGLMYLFGFVGGYFIAAWLARKRGLALGGEKLVELISYVAIGVVLGGRLGYVVFYNLPYYLAYPAQILAVWEGGMSFHGGALGAALAGWWYVRQQGIPFYSASDCIFAAAPLGLGLGRLGNFINGELYGRTTELPWGLVFPGGGPLPRHPSQLYEAFLEGPLLLGVLLWLGTRTRAPGIVTWAFVGGYGIARFMVEFVREPDAHLGLAWGLSRGQYLSAVMIAAAAIFFWMTWRRSANAAR from the coding sequence ATGTGGACTTTCCCCAACATCGATCCGGTGGCCCTTCAGATAGGGCCGGTGGCGGTCCGGTGGTACGGGCTGATGTACCTCTTCGGCTTCGTCGGCGGTTATTTCATCGCCGCGTGGCTGGCGCGCAAGCGCGGCCTGGCCCTGGGCGGGGAGAAGCTGGTGGAACTCATCAGCTACGTGGCCATCGGGGTCGTGCTGGGCGGGCGGTTGGGCTACGTGGTCTTCTACAACCTGCCGTACTACCTGGCCTACCCGGCGCAGATCCTGGCGGTGTGGGAAGGCGGCATGTCGTTTCACGGCGGCGCACTGGGGGCCGCGCTCGCGGGCTGGTGGTACGTGCGGCAGCAGGGGATACCGTTCTATTCCGCCTCCGACTGCATCTTCGCGGCCGCGCCGCTGGGCCTGGGTCTCGGCCGGTTGGGAAACTTCATCAACGGCGAACTGTACGGACGCACGACGGAGTTGCCGTGGGGGTTGGTGTTCCCGGGCGGCGGGCCGCTGCCGCGCCATCCGTCCCAGCTCTACGAGGCGTTTCTCGAGGGCCCGCTGCTGCTCGGGGTGCTGCTGTGGCTGGGAACGCGCACGCGCGCGCCGGGCATCGTCACCTGGGCATTCGTCGGCGGCTACGGCATCGCCCGGTTCATGGTGGAGTTCGTGCGCGAGCCCGACGCCCACCTGGGGCTCGCGTGGGGCCTGTCGCGCGGGCAGTATCTCAGCGCGGTGATGATCGCGGCGGCGGCGATCTTCTTCTGGATGACGTGGAGGCGTTCGGCGAACGCGGCCCGTTAA
- a CDS encoding TlpA disulfide reductase family protein — MKALMSVLWLVALCASAWGTVDGERLRKLGFLVPEASEEAPAFTTVDAAGNKVASEDYRGKVVLLNFWATWCPPCRLEMPDMERLYQEFRGQGLEVVAVNFMETAGEVNAFAEEQKLTYPMLMDPRSEIAGEYGVMRLPETVLIGRRGEVLGKSIGFKPWYKDDVRELMAALLGNGVALAAAPADGAAETEPAGSYDSAYLAGAVLLVIGIYLAFRRRRGRAGSDSQGDSDQS, encoded by the coding sequence ATGAAGGCGTTGATGTCGGTCCTGTGGCTCGTGGCGCTCTGCGCATCGGCTTGGGGGACGGTCGATGGAGAGCGCCTGCGCAAGCTCGGCTTCCTTGTGCCGGAGGCGTCCGAGGAAGCCCCGGCTTTCACCACGGTGGACGCGGCCGGGAACAAGGTCGCCTCGGAGGACTACCGCGGCAAGGTGGTGCTGCTCAACTTCTGGGCCACGTGGTGTCCGCCGTGCCGGCTCGAGATGCCGGACATGGAGCGGCTCTACCAGGAGTTCCGGGGACAGGGCCTTGAAGTCGTCGCGGTGAACTTCATGGAGACGGCCGGAGAGGTGAATGCGTTCGCCGAAGAGCAGAAGCTCACCTATCCCATGTTGATGGACCCGCGTAGCGAGATCGCCGGGGAGTACGGCGTGATGCGGCTGCCGGAAACGGTTCTCATCGGCCGCCGCGGCGAGGTCCTCGGCAAGAGCATCGGTTTCAAGCCCTGGTACAAGGACGACGTGCGTGAGTTGATGGCGGCGCTGCTGGGCAACGGCGTGGCGCTGGCCGCCGCTCCCGCGGACGGCGCCGCGGAAACGGAGCCCGCGGGCAGCTACGATTCGGCGTATCTCGCCGGCGCCGTGCTCCTGGTGATCGGAATCTACCTGGCGTTTCGGCGCCGGCGCGGCCGCGCCGGTTCGGACAGCCAGGGGGACTCCGATCAATCGTGA
- a CDS encoding cytochrome c oxidase assembly protein: protein MTLRTVMGRRRADARSGSGFRGAGSLGRVAAAGAVLAAFSWPRFLMAHGGGHGGPDEPLPFDALMLLFGMMPSGLRLDIMLVLALAAGIYLTGWVRLRGQAEGAATVTGLVLYLGGIAALAVALVSPVDRLAAERLSMHMVQHILLLMIAPLGILLANPFPVVLWGLPGGLRESFAGLFREGCLGRSVLTALTAMPVAWTLYVVNLWGWHHPALYQAALRYWWVHDLEHWMFFVTAVLFWWPILNVAPLYRPTRPLGARVIYLLAATLQNTLLGMAIAVPERILYPFYAAVPGLAALSPIQDQGLGGGIMWVSGHMYVIPILVLVARRLISEDEAANALEHGSLSR from the coding sequence GTGACGTTGCGGACCGTGATGGGCCGGCGGCGCGCGGACGCTCGGTCCGGCAGCGGGTTCCGGGGCGCCGGGAGTCTCGGACGCGTGGCGGCGGCCGGCGCGGTGCTGGCCGCGTTTTCGTGGCCGCGGTTCCTGATGGCTCACGGAGGAGGCCACGGCGGGCCTGATGAGCCTCTGCCGTTCGACGCGCTGATGCTGCTGTTCGGCATGATGCCGTCAGGCCTGCGCCTGGACATCATGCTGGTGCTGGCGCTGGCGGCGGGCATCTATCTCACCGGCTGGGTGCGGCTGCGGGGGCAGGCGGAGGGCGCCGCCACCGTGACCGGGCTGGTGCTCTACCTGGGCGGCATCGCCGCGCTCGCGGTGGCGCTGGTGTCGCCGGTGGACCGTCTCGCGGCGGAACGCCTCAGCATGCACATGGTGCAGCACATCCTGCTGCTGATGATCGCGCCCTTGGGCATTCTTCTGGCCAATCCCTTCCCGGTGGTGCTGTGGGGCCTCCCGGGAGGCCTTCGAGAGAGCTTCGCCGGGCTGTTTCGCGAGGGATGCCTGGGGCGGTCCGTGCTGACCGCCCTCACGGCGATGCCGGTGGCCTGGACCCTCTACGTGGTCAACCTGTGGGGGTGGCACCACCCGGCGCTGTACCAGGCGGCGCTGCGCTACTGGTGGGTGCACGACCTCGAGCACTGGATGTTCTTCGTCACCGCGGTGCTTTTCTGGTGGCCCATCCTGAACGTGGCGCCACTCTATCGCCCGACGCGGCCGCTCGGGGCAAGGGTGATCTACCTGCTGGCGGCGACGCTGCAGAACACGCTCCTGGGCATGGCCATCGCCGTGCCCGAGCGCATCCTCTACCCGTTCTACGCAGCGGTCCCCGGCCTCGCGGCGTTGAGCCCGATCCAGGACCAGGGGCTCGGCGGCGGCATCATGTGGGTCAGCGGCCACATGTACGTGATCCCGATCCTGGTGCTGGTGGCGCGCCGGCTCATTTCCGAGGACGAGGCGGCCAACGCACTGGAACACGGGAGTCTGTCGAGATGA